Below is a window of Rhizobium jaguaris DNA.
GAATGTGACACTCGAAGAGCGTGACATGCCGCAGCCGCGGCGCCAGGAACTTCTGATCCGCGTCAAGGCGACCGCGCTCAACTATCGGGATCTCGAAATTGCATGCGGCACCTACCACACCGCGTTCCGCCTGCCGCTCGTCCCGTTGTCGGACGGCGTCGGCGAGGTCGTTGCCGTCGGCGAGGACGTCACGCGGTTCAAGATCGGCGACAGGGTCTGCAGCACGTTCTGGCAGCGCTGGACCGGCGGCTCCTTCCGGATGGCGGAGCCGTCTTACCAACGCGGCGGACCGCTCGATGGACTTCTTTCAGAATATGCTATTCTCGATGAACAGGCGGCCGTTTTCGCTCCCCGTAATCTGAGCGACATCGAAGCAGCGACCTTGCCATGTGCAGCCGTCACAGCCTGGCAAGCCCTTGTGACCGAGGGCCATATCAGGGCCGGAGATACGGTACTCGTTCAGGGAACCGGGGGCGTTTCCCTTTTTGCTCTGCAGTTTGCGCGCGCAAGCGGTGCC
It encodes the following:
- a CDS encoding zinc-dependent alcohol dehydrogenase family protein is translated as MKAIVLKPPAGLENVTLEERDMPQPRRQELLIRVKATALNYRDLEIACGTYHTAFRLPLVPLSDGVGEVVAVGEDVTRFKIGDRVCSTFWQRWTGGSFRMAEPSYQRGGPLDGLLSEYAILDEQAAVFAPRNLSDIEAATLPCAAVTAWQALVTEGHIRAGDTVLVQGTGGVSLFALQFARASGARVIVTSSSDEKLERAKALGAADGINYRRVPEWSTVVLDMTEGRGVDHIIEVGGPLSFEQSLKAASRRGQINIIGYLGGSQGAINPLDIFRKQVDVRGIPVGSRESFEAMNRAIETLDLKPVVDRVFPWTEIKDAMRYFADGSRFGKVALELQDNRP